The Miscanthus floridulus cultivar M001 chromosome 17, ASM1932011v1, whole genome shotgun sequence genome has a window encoding:
- the LOC136515373 gene encoding disease resistance protein PIK6-NP-like → MEGFLMSAATGALKAVTVKLATLLGDEFKNMKDVRKEIKSLADELNYMHAFLEKTSEEENPNNQDKIWMTDVREMSYDIEDSLDEFMICIVDNKSPKKKSLIKKCKELLDKMKAHRWISEAIQEFKTQIKEVGDRNHRYRIGVTSTKDSHEIVDIRALAIFKDASELVGIDEQKNELIDLLTEDGSSSQHQAKVVSIVGFGGLGKTNP, encoded by the coding sequence ATGGAAGGGTTTTTGATGAGCGCAGCAACAGGTGCACTGAAGGCTGTCACTGTAAAGCTCGCAACATTACTTGGTGACGAGTTCAAGAACATGAAAGACGTGCGCAAGGAGATCAAGTCCCTCGCTGATGAGCTTAATTACATGCATGCCTTCCTCGAGAAGACATCAGAGGAAGAGAATCCTAACAACCAAGACAAGATTTGGATGACAGATGTACGCGAGATGTCATACGACATTGAAGACAGCCTCGATGAATTTATGATTTGTATTGTTGATAATAAATCTCCTAAGAAGAAGAGTCTAATAAAGAAGTGCAAGGAGCTACTAGACAAGATGAAGGCACACCGATGGATCTCCGAGGCGATACAAGAATTCAAAACACAGATCAAGGAGGTGGGGGACAGGAACCACAGATACAGGATTGGTGTGACGAGCACCAAGGATTCACATGAGATAGTTGATATTCGGGCTCTGGCTATCTTTAAGGATGCGTCGGAGCTTGTGGGCATTGATGAACAAAAGAATGAGTTAATCGACTTGTTGACAGAAGATGGATCTTCATCTCAACATCAGGCGAAGGTGGTCTCCATTGTTGGATTTGGAGGACTAGGCAAAACAAACCCTTAA
- the LOC136515374 gene encoding disease resistance protein RGA5-like: SGSGYLFKDASELVAIDEQKNELINLLIEDGSLSQHQVKVVAIVGLGGLGKTTLANQVYESVKHKFDCKAFVTVSRAPNMMEVLKTILRDISGLEYTGDMQHLIRKISDFLQDKRYLIVVDDLWDSESWEAIQNAFIKNSCASRIIITTRKIEVAQSCCTLRRGHIYKLCPLNPENSRELFLKRIFGSEEGCPSDLSEVCDDILKKCDGLPLAIIAIAGLLAGKAPTVDEWNKVQCSFGHALERHSDVNRMIQILSLSYFDLPPHLRSCLLYLSIFPEDFMIGKDRLILRWIAEGFVNEEHGFTQYEIGDRCFNELINRSLIQPVDSGSFDVICCQVHDTILEFILSKAVEENFVTLFGLPNIRVDPHRKIRRLSLQDRNEVSDAIVGSREKIIYYHVRSVVVFPGSLDSLPSLQKFKHLRVLDLEDCMGLQAHHLAHLGGLFALRYLSLRRTKIVELPEETGQLQYLQTLDIRGNSIKELPSSVGRLSRLVTLLCDSYVRLPDGFGKNMQAMQQLVGYISVRYQSPSFAQELRQLRNLRILEIWFDDEVSEDLVSSLCTLGMGCLNSLVIDCCHEDHMKLVMEPWSPTPHGLKILQICPIMVPRVPRWICSLDNLQDLTLCVEQLGMADFGLLGSLNALSILYLTVMIEVADRSSSSQGTQRVKISGTHGFPSLRRFLVGSNSCAFGLLFEGGAMPKLQQLFLSFNSDITGSLTNGEFDFGIQHLPCLALVGRYYFRKYHDPDDPAWVALEKAASSHPNHPKLHHN; encoded by the exons TCGGGCTCAGGCTATCTTTTTAAGGATGCATCAGAGCTTGTGGCCATTGATGAACAAAAGAATGAGTTGATCAACTTGTTGATAGAAGATGGATCTTTATCTCAGCATCAGGTGAAGGTGGTCGCCATTGTTGGACTTGGTGGACTAGGGAAGACAACACTTGCCAATCAAGTGTATGAGTCAGTTAAGCATAAATTTGACTGTAAGGCTTTTGTGACAGTATCACGAGCTCCTAACATGATGGAAGTGTTGAAAACTATTCTCCGTGACATTAGCGGGCTGGAGTACACCGGAGATATGCAGCATCTTATCAGAAAGATATCGGATTTCCTTCAAGATAAAAG GTACCTCATTGTTGTGGATGATTTATGGGATTCCGAATCATGGGAAGCCATTCAGAATGCTTTTATAAAAAATAGTTGTGCCAGCAGAATCATCATAACCACACGTAAAATTGAAGTAGCTCAATCTTGCTGCACTTTACGTCGGGGTCACATATATAAATTATGTCCTCTTAATCCCGAGAACTCGAGAGAGTTGTTCCTGAAGAGAATATTTGGTTCAGAAGAGGGATGCCCATCAGACCTCTCTGAAGTTTGTGATGACATCTTGAAAAAATGTGATGGTTTGCCTTTGGCAATTATAGCAATAGCTGGCTTGTTGGCAGGGAAAGCACCAACTGTAGATGAATGGAACAAAGTTCAATGTTCATTTGGTCATGCACTTGAAAGGCACTCGGATGTCAATAGAATGATACAAATATTGTCACTGAGTTATTTTGACCTTCCTCCCCACCTAAGAAGTTGTCTTCTGTATCTAAGTATATTCCCAGAAGATTTTATGATTGGAAAAGATCGATTGATACTGCGATGGATTGCTGAGGGATTCGTTAATGAAGAGCATGGGTTCACCCAATATGAGATTGGGGATAGGTGTTTCAACGAGCTCATAAACAGAAGCTTGATTCAGCCAGTGGATTCAGGTTCTTTTGATGTGATTTGCTGTCAGGTCCATGACACAATTCTTGAGTTCATTCTGTCCAAGGCTGTGGAAGAGAATTTTGTAACTCTGTTTGGCCTTCCTAACATAAGAGTTGATCCACATAGGAAGATTCGACGGCTCTCTCTACAGGACAGGAATGAGGTCAGTGATGCCATAGTAGGCTCACGGGAGAAAATAATATATTATCATGTCCGTTCAGTTGTGGTGTTCCCTGGAAGTCTTGATAGCCTCCCTTCTCTGCAGAAGTTCAAGCATTTGCGTGTTTTGGATTTAGAAGACTGTATGGGACTTCAAGCCCACCATTTGGCACATCTGGGTGGATTATTTGCTCTGAGGTACTTGAGCCTACGTCGAACAAAGATAGTCGAGCTTCCTGAAGAAACTGGACAGCTACAATATTTACAAACACTAGATATAAGGGGTAATTCTATAAAAGAGCTGCCATCCAGTGTTGGCCGCCTTTCACGGTTGGTCACTCTATTATGTGATTCTTATGTGCGGCTGCCAGATGGATTTGGGAAGAACATGCAAGCAATGCAGCAGTTGGTGGGGTACATCAGTGTCCGCTATCAGTCACCTAGCTTTGCACAGGAGCTTCGTCAGTTAAGAAATCTACGGATACTAGAGATATGGTTTGATGATGAGGTGAGCGAAGATTTGGTGTCATCTCTGTGTACACTTGGTATGGGATGCCTAAATTCTTTGGTTATAGACTGCTGCCACGAAGACCATATGAAATTGGTGATGGAGCCATGGAGCCCCACTCCGCATGGCCTCAAGATACTTCAAATCTGTCCGATTATGGTCCCAAGGGTTCCTAGATGGATCTGTTCACTTGATAACCTCCAGGATTTGACTCTCTGTGTTGAGCAACTCGGGATGGCAGACTTTGGTTTGCTCGGGAGTTTGAACGCTCTTTCCATCCTCTATCTCACGGTAATGATCGAAGTTGCTGACAGATCGTCCTCCTCTCAAGGAACACAACGGGTCAAGATCAGCGGCACACATGGATTCCCATCCTTGAGAAGGTTCCTAGTCGGTTCAAACTCCTGTGCATTTGGGTTGTTGTTCGAAGGTGGAGCCATGCCAAAGCTACAACAATTGTTTCTCTCATTCAACAGTGACATAACAGGGTCTCTCACCAATGGAGAGTTTGATTTTGGCATCCAGCATCTACCTTGTCTTGCTCTCGTAGGACGTTATTACTTCAGGAAATATCATGATCCCGACGACCCCGCGTGGGTTGCCCTGGAGAAAGCGGCCAGCTCCCATCCCAACCATCCCAAGCTACATCATAACTAA
- the LOC136517305 gene encoding disease resistance protein RGA5-like has translation MEGFLVSAATGALKAVTVKLATLLGDELKNMKDVHKEIKSLSDELNYMHAFLEKMSEEENPDNQDKIWMTDVREMSYDIEDSLDDFMICIDDDKSAKKKSLMKKCTKLLDKMKAHKRISKAIQEFKTQIREVRDRNHRYRTGVTATKDSHEMIDIRAQAIFKDASELVAIDEQKNELINLLIEDGSLSRHQVKVVAIVGLGGLGKTTLANQVYESLKDKFDCKAFVTVSRTPHMLEVLRTILLDISEQEYTGDMQHLIRKISDFLQDKRYLIVVDDLWDSESWETIQNALIKNSCASRIITTTRKIEVAQSCCTLRRGHIYKLCPLNPKNSRELFLKRIFGSEEGCPSDLSEVCDDILKKCDGLRLAIIAIAGLLAGKAPTVDERNKVQCSFGHALERHSDVNRMIQILSLSYFDLPPHLRSCLLYLSIFPEDYVIRKDRLILRWIAEGFVHEEHGFTQYEIGDRCFNELINRSLIQPVDLGFFDVICCRVHDTILEFILSKAVEENFVTLFGLPNSLQDRNEVSGAIVGSREKIIYYHVRAVVVFPGSLDSLPSLQKFKHLRVLDLEDCKGLQAHHLAHLAGLFALRYLSLHDTRIDELPEELESYSIYKH, from the exons ATGGAAGGTTTTCTGGTGAGCGCAGCAACGGGGGCACTGAAGGCTGTCACTGTGAAGCTGGCAACTTTGCTTGGTGATGAGTTGAAGAACATGAAAGACGTGCACAAGGAGATCAAGTCTCTCTCTGATGAACTTAATTACATGCATGCCTTCCTCGAGAAGATGTCAGAGGAGGAGAATCCTGACAACCAAGACAAGATATGGATGACAGATGTGCGGGAGATGTCATACGACATCGAGGACAGTCTCGATGACTTTATGATTTGTATTGATGATGACAAATCTGCTAAGAAGAAGAGCCTAATGAAGAAGTGTACGAAGTTGCTGGATAAGATGAAGGCACATAAACGGATCTCCAAGGCGATACAGGAATTCAAGACACAGATTAGGGAGGTGAGAGACAGGAATCACAGATATAGGACCGGTGTGACGGCCACCAAGGATTCACATGAGATGATTGATATTCGGGCTCAGGCTATCTTTAAGGATGCATCAGAGCTTGTGGCCATTGATGAACAAAAGAATGAGTTGATCAACTTGTTGATAGAAGATGGATCTTTATCTCGGCATCAGGTGAAGGTGGTCGCCATTGTTGGACTTGGTGGACTAGGGAAGACAACACTTGCGAATCAAGTGTATGAGTCACTTAAGGATAAATTTGACTGTAAGGCTTTTGTAACAGTATCACGAACTCCTCACATGTTGGAAGTGTTGAGAACTATTCTCCTTGACATTAGCGAGCAGGAGTACACCGGAGATATGCAGCATCTTATCAGAAAGATATCCGATTTCCTTCAAGATAAAAG GTACCTCATTGTTGTGGATGATTTATGGGATTCCGAATCATGGGAAACCATTCAGAATGCTCTTATAAAAAATAGTTGTGCCAGCAGAATAATCACAACCACACGTAAAATTGAAGTAGCTCAATCTTGCTGCACTTTACGTCGGGGTCACATATATAAATTATGTCCTCTTAATCCCAAGAACTCGAGAGAGTTGTTCCTGAAGAGAATATTTGGTTCAGAAGAGGGATGCCCATCAGACCTCTCTGAAGTTTGTGATGACATCTTGAAAAAATGTGATGGTTTGCGTTTGGCAATTATAGCAATAGCTGGCTTGTTGGCAGGGAAAGCACCAACTGTAGATGAACGGAACAAAGTTCAATGTTCATTTGGTCATGCACTTGAAAGGCACTCGGATGTCAATAGAATGATACAGATATTGTCACTGAGTTATTTTGACCTTCCTCCCCACCTAAGAAGTTGTCTTCTATATCTAAGTATATTCCCAGAAGATTATGTGATTAGAAAGGATCGATTGATACTGAGATGGATTGCCGAGGGATTCGTTCATGAAGAGCATGGGTTCACCCAATATGAGATTGGGGATAGGTGTTTCAACGAGCTCATAAACAGAAGCTTGATTCAGCCAGTGGATTTAGGTTTTTTTGATGTGATTTGCTGTCGGGTCCATGACACAATTCTTGAGTTCATTCTGTCCAAGGCTGTGGAAGAGAATTTTGTAACTCTGTTTGGCCTTCCTAACTCTCTACAGGACAGGAATGAGGTCAGTGGTGCCATAGTAGGCTCACGGGAGAAAATAATATATTATCATGTCCGTGCAGTTGTGGTGTTCCCTGGAAGTCTTGATAGCCTCCCTTCTCTGCAGAAGTTCAAGCATTTGCGTGTTTTGGATTTAGAAGACTGTAAGGGACTTCAAGCCCACCATTTGGCACATCTGGCTGGATTATTTGCTCTGAGGTACTTGAGCCTACATGACACAAGGATAGACGAGCTTCCTGAAGAACTGGAGAGCTACAGTATTTACAAACACTAG